The DNA segment CGCGAAGTTCCAGGCGCCAAAATGGCGACTCTTTCCGGAACTTTTTTAACAAAAGTTTTTGAAGGTCCGTATCAGAATGCCGGCAAGTGGGCGCAAGAGATGGTTGAATATGTAAAATCAAAAAATAAAAATTTAAAGAAAATTTATTTTTCTTACACAACTTGTCCTGCTTGTGCTAAGGCCTACGGAAAAAATTACGTAGTACTTTTCGCAGAAGTTGAATAATTTTATGAGAATAGAAAAGAAAATTTGGCCTGAATTTTTTGATAAAATTTCTCGCGGCGAGAAAAATTTTGAGTTGCGTTTGGCCGACTGGGAGTGCAAACCGGGCGACATTTTAGTTTTACGCGAATGGGATCCGGAGAAAAAAGATTATACCGGTCGAGTTTTGGAAAAAGAAGTGACTTATGTTTTAAAAACAAAAGATGTAAAATTCTTCACACCGGAGGAAGTAGAAAAATATGGCTGGCAAATAATTTCTTTTAAATAATAAAAATTTATGAAAAAATTATTTCTTCTCGTGAGCTTAGTTTTTCTCGGCGCGGGATGCGGTGCGAACATGCCGGCAAATCAAAATATAAATTCAGCGCCAGCGACAAACGAACAGGTTGGCATTGCAAATCCGGCCTCAGTTAATTGTGAAGAAAAGGGCGGAATACTGAAGATTGAAAAGCGTGGCGGCGGTGGCGAATTCGGAGTTTGTTATTTTGAAGATAATCGCCAGTGCGAGGAGTGGGCGCTTTTTCGCGACGAATGCCCGGTTGGCGGCCGGAAAGTGACTGGATATATAACTGAAGCGGCGCGTTACTGCGCGATTACTGGCGGTGAATATATAATTACAGACGAGACGGCAAGTCCGGAAGAAGGAAATTGTAAATTGCCAGGTGGGACAGTTTGTGATGCATGGGATTTTTATAATGGTAAGTGCAGCAAAAATTAAAATTAATAAAATTTTATGAAAAAAATTTTTACGTATGCCGGAATTGGGGCGGTGATTTTAGCAATAGGCATTGTTGTTGGCTGGTGGGGGACGAACCGCATTGCCGAACCGCGCGTGACAAGCCAAGTGATTTTGTCGGCGCTTCGCGACCGGGGATTTTTGGTCACGCAGAGTTTTGTTTACAATGAATCAATCAAGATTACAAATAGTTCAGAAAGTTTTTGGCACGATCTTCTTTGGGGCCAGGCGATAAAAGCGTACGGAATTGCGGAAGTAAATCTGGGTGTGGATTTGGCAAAACTTGGGGAAAATGACATCAAGGTGGAAAAAGAAAAAGTAACAGTAGCCGTTCCCGCCGTGGAGATTTTTAATTCGCGAATTGTCGGAGACATAAGTTTGGAAAATAAGCAGGGAATTTTGAA comes from the Patescibacteria group bacterium genome and includes:
- a CDS encoding DUF3850 domain-containing protein, coding for MRIEKKIWPEFFDKISRGEKNFELRLADWECKPGDILVLREWDPEKKDYTGRVLEKEVTYVLKTKDVKFFTPEEVEKYGWQIISFK
- a CDS encoding DUF333 domain-containing protein produces the protein MKKLFLLVSLVFLGAGCGANMPANQNINSAPATNEQVGIANPASVNCEEKGGILKIEKRGGGGEFGVCYFEDNRQCEEWALFRDECPVGGRKVTGYITEAARYCAITGGEYIITDETASPEEGNCKLPGGTVCDAWDFYNGKCSKN
- a CDS encoding DUF4230 domain-containing protein, giving the protein MKKIFTYAGIGAVILAIGIVVGWWGTNRIAEPRVTSQVILSALRDRGFLVTQSFVYNESIKITNSSESFWHDLLWGQAIKAYGIAEVNLGVDLAKLGENDIKVEKEKVTVAVPAVEIFNSRIVGDISLENKQGILKRIFENDDGYNQAVSEMIKQAETNATTPEMLVNANQKAQEEIKRLVSFIVKDKIVEVVIRENEE